In Methylovirgula sp., a single genomic region encodes these proteins:
- a CDS encoding nickel/cobalt transporter, whose protein sequence is MNRVLTTSILTFVSLLLLATAAAAQGFHHPFAVGADEGAVGNASGVTAWIIEQESRFSLALVGAMHAVRQSPYGFFGLAGLSFLYGVFHAAGPGHGKAVITSYMISNERALRRGIIIAFLAAIFQAIVAIALVGLAALVFNATAARMNAAAQYLEYAAYAGIIVLGLVLLFTKTTALVASIRHAWAGRALPVFAGAPQKLVYAQAGGSGNFLADDGSSHVHGPDCGHFHAPDPAQLGAGFSWKSAAVTIVTAGARPCSGAILILVFSIAQGLFGAGIFATFAMALGTAITTGALASFAVFAKKTAVRFSGRGSSRAEIIGRLIEVGAALCVLVFGTLLLMASLSGMTVA, encoded by the coding sequence ATGAATCGAGTTCTTACCACCAGCATACTTACATTCGTCTCGCTTTTGCTGTTGGCGACCGCGGCGGCCGCGCAAGGCTTTCATCATCCGTTCGCCGTCGGCGCCGACGAAGGTGCAGTCGGCAATGCGTCTGGCGTGACGGCCTGGATCATCGAGCAGGAGAGCCGATTTTCGCTTGCGCTTGTGGGCGCCATGCACGCCGTCAGGCAAAGTCCCTATGGCTTTTTTGGTCTTGCGGGCTTGAGCTTTCTCTACGGTGTCTTCCACGCCGCCGGCCCTGGACACGGCAAAGCGGTCATCACCTCCTACATGATTTCCAATGAACGTGCGCTGCGGCGCGGTATCATCATCGCCTTCCTTGCTGCGATCTTTCAGGCGATCGTCGCCATCGCACTCGTGGGCCTGGCTGCGCTTGTCTTCAATGCAACGGCCGCGCGGATGAACGCGGCCGCTCAATATCTCGAATATGCCGCTTACGCCGGTATCATCGTTCTCGGCCTTGTGCTGCTTTTCACCAAGACGACGGCGCTGGTGGCCAGCATTCGCCATGCCTGGGCCGGACGCGCACTGCCGGTTTTTGCTGGTGCGCCGCAAAAGCTCGTTTATGCGCAAGCAGGCGGCAGCGGCAATTTCCTTGCGGATGACGGAAGCAGCCACGTCCACGGCCCGGACTGCGGCCATTTCCATGCGCCGGATCCGGCCCAGCTCGGCGCGGGCTTCTCCTGGAAATCCGCTGCTGTCACGATCGTAACAGCGGGCGCACGGCCTTGCTCTGGCGCCATATTGATCCTCGTCTTTTCAATCGCGCAGGGCCTGTTCGGCGCCGGAATTTTCGCGACCTTTGCCATGGCGCTCGGCACCGCCATCACCACCGGGGCGCTCGCCAGCTTCGCGGTCTTCGCCAAGAAAACCGCGGTCCGCTTCTCGGGTCGCGGTTCGTCCCGCGCAGAAATCATCGGCCGGTTGATCGAAGTCGGCGCGGCGCTGTGCGTGCTTGTCTTCGGTACCTTGCTGTTGATGGCGAGTCTTTCGGGTATGACCGTAGCCTGA
- a CDS encoding DUF1007 family protein — protein MRASRRLKFGVAALLLGAAAPASAHPHVWVTAHEDVIFQPDGKIAAIRNSWVFDDMYSAFAVQGLAKDGQLATKEQLAPLAKTNVESLAEFGYFTFAKNAGAKIDFGPPKDYSLEERPDKLVELSFTVPLKDPLIPGRAFIFSVYDPTFFVDFSLAKTNPVSLLSAPKGCSIGVLGANPLDVQDAKQLSEAFYQNLSPGANFGMKLADRVIVACP, from the coding sequence ATGCGCGCCTCAAGAAGGCTTAAATTTGGCGTTGCGGCCCTTCTGCTCGGCGCGGCGGCTCCAGCGAGCGCGCATCCCCATGTTTGGGTAACGGCGCACGAGGATGTGATCTTCCAGCCGGACGGCAAGATCGCGGCGATCCGTAATTCCTGGGTGTTTGACGACATGTATTCGGCCTTCGCCGTCCAGGGCCTCGCCAAGGACGGCCAATTGGCGACCAAGGAGCAGCTCGCGCCGCTCGCCAAGACCAATGTCGAATCACTGGCCGAGTTCGGCTATTTCACCTTCGCGAAGAACGCCGGCGCGAAAATCGATTTCGGGCCGCCGAAAGATTATTCGCTCGAAGAACGGCCGGACAAGCTTGTGGAGCTGAGCTTCACCGTACCGCTGAAAGACCCGCTCATTCCCGGTCGGGCGTTCATTTTCTCGGTCTACGACCCGACGTTTTTTGTCGATTTCAGTCTGGCAAAAACAAATCCCGTCAGTCTCCTCAGTGCGCCCAAGGGCTGCTCCATCGGCGTCCTTGGCGCCAATCCGCTGGACGTCCAGGACGCCAAACAATTGTCGGAAGCCTTTTATCAAAATCTCTCGCCCGGCGCGAACTTCGGCATGAAATTGGCCGACCGCGTCATCGTTGCCTGCCCGTGA
- a CDS encoding indolepyruvate ferredoxin oxidoreductase family protein, with protein MADVERTQGTAALLSLADKYDLAQNRVFVSGPQAIVRLLLMQAAIDRRDGLNTAGFISGYRGSPLGGLDLNFLRAKKALTACDIIFEPGLNEDLAATAIWGAQQAEMRGEGRFDGVFGLWYGKGPGVDRSGDVFRHVNLAGTSRNGGVLALMGDDHTAESSSTAHQSEFTFVAMMMPILAPAGVQELIDYGLYGYALSRYSGCWVGIKCLKDTVESTASVDASLDRVRPVVPTDFILPAGGLNIRPHDPVLAQERRLQNEKFPAVLAWLRANKLNRIITSGGPQAKLGIVASGKSYLDVRQALDELGIDEVRANALGLRLYKVGCPWPLEPQGLRTFAQGLDKIIVVEEKRSLIENQLRDELYGSAHQPVCVGKKDEKGRQLFPVAGALDVNDIAIAIGRRLLDYHPDAELESRVAHLANLQFGITTLKDAATRTPYFCSGCPHNVSTKVPEGMRAYAGIGCHYMVQNMDRATEGYTHMGGEGANWVGEALFSTRSHIIQNLGDGTYNHSGVLAIRWAVAARTNITFKILFNDAVAMTGGQALEGDLTVPKLVRQVAAEGAKKIAVITDAPTKYRDIADWPQDVEVYPREDLEPVQRELAEVPGTTILIYDQTCAAEKRRRRKRKEFPEPDKRVFINDIVCEGCGDCGVTSNCVSVQPLETEFGRKRVIDQSSCNKDFSCLNGFCPAMVTVEGAKPKVPGTKPEANDFPPLPQPDIPQIGDRPFAILIAGVGGTGVVTIGAFLAMAAHLEGKSCGSTDMAGLAQKGGAVHSHIKIAAKPDQIHAISVGTGGADLVIGCDLVVSGSAKVLATVRLGETGVVINNAETYPGDFTRNPDFTLPVGTIRQAIEKASGGHASFCDATSRAIALVGTSVAANIFLVGFAWQKGLLPLSEDALMRAIEIVGESVEMNKRAFLWGRREAAEPARVATLLAPKIAPTSSRAMSDSFDELFSRRQDFLTAYQNRAYADVYAARVKRIIDAEKRVASGETRLATAVAKSLFKLMSVKDEFEVARLYSDGTFHDNIAAAFDGDIKIKFHLAPPIFARKRGPMPKWTFGPWMMRLFKILAPLKVLRGTPLDLFGLSSERRMERHLRAAYEATLDEIVAKLTSENYDCAVALAALPEKIRGFGHVKFRAVELAKAEEAELLARFRSDVSLQPMKLAAE; from the coding sequence ATGGCGGACGTCGAAAGAACCCAGGGCACGGCCGCGCTGCTGTCGCTCGCCGACAAATACGACCTTGCCCAAAACCGTGTCTTCGTCTCGGGGCCGCAGGCTATTGTCCGCCTTTTGCTGATGCAGGCGGCGATCGACCGCCGGGACGGACTGAACACTGCCGGCTTCATCTCCGGCTACCGCGGTTCGCCGCTCGGTGGTCTCGACCTCAATTTCCTGCGCGCCAAAAAAGCGCTGACGGCGTGCGATATCATTTTCGAACCTGGCCTCAATGAAGACCTTGCCGCGACCGCGATCTGGGGCGCGCAGCAGGCCGAAATGCGCGGCGAAGGCCGGTTCGATGGCGTTTTCGGCCTGTGGTATGGCAAGGGGCCGGGCGTAGATCGCTCCGGCGATGTCTTCCGCCACGTCAACCTCGCCGGCACCTCGCGCAACGGCGGCGTCCTTGCCCTGATGGGCGACGACCATACGGCCGAATCCTCGAGCACGGCACATCAGTCCGAATTCACCTTCGTCGCGATGATGATGCCAATCCTGGCGCCGGCCGGCGTGCAGGAGTTGATCGATTACGGCCTCTACGGCTATGCGCTGAGCCGCTATTCCGGCTGCTGGGTCGGCATCAAATGCCTGAAGGACACGGTCGAATCGACGGCCTCAGTCGATGCCTCTCTCGACCGCGTGCGGCCCGTCGTGCCGACAGATTTCATTCTTCCGGCGGGCGGTCTCAACATCCGCCCGCACGATCCCGTGCTTGCGCAGGAACGGCGCCTGCAAAACGAAAAGTTTCCCGCCGTGCTGGCGTGGCTGCGCGCCAACAAACTGAATCGGATCATCACCTCTGGTGGTCCGCAGGCGAAGCTCGGTATTGTCGCGTCGGGTAAATCCTATCTCGATGTGCGTCAGGCGCTCGATGAATTGGGCATCGACGAAGTGCGCGCCAATGCGCTTGGCCTGCGGCTTTACAAGGTCGGCTGCCCCTGGCCGCTGGAGCCGCAGGGCCTGCGGACGTTCGCGCAGGGTCTCGACAAGATCATCGTCGTCGAGGAGAAGCGCTCGCTCATCGAGAACCAGTTGCGCGACGAGCTTTATGGGAGCGCGCATCAGCCGGTCTGCGTCGGCAAGAAGGATGAGAAAGGGCGTCAGCTGTTCCCTGTCGCTGGCGCGCTCGATGTCAACGATATTGCCATCGCCATCGGACGGCGGCTGCTCGACTATCATCCCGACGCCGAGCTCGAAAGCCGTGTCGCCCATCTCGCGAATCTGCAGTTCGGAATCACGACACTGAAAGACGCGGCGACGCGGACGCCCTATTTCTGCTCCGGCTGCCCGCATAACGTCTCGACGAAAGTGCCCGAGGGCATGCGCGCCTATGCCGGCATCGGCTGCCATTACATGGTTCAGAACATGGACCGCGCGACCGAAGGCTATACCCATATGGGTGGCGAGGGCGCGAACTGGGTCGGCGAGGCGTTGTTCTCGACGCGCTCGCATATTATCCAGAATCTTGGCGACGGGACGTACAATCATTCCGGCGTGCTGGCGATCCGCTGGGCTGTCGCCGCGCGGACCAACATCACCTTCAAAATTCTCTTTAACGATGCCGTGGCGATGACCGGTGGTCAGGCGCTGGAAGGCGATCTGACGGTGCCGAAGCTCGTGCGCCAGGTCGCGGCGGAGGGTGCCAAGAAAATCGCCGTCATCACCGACGCGCCAACGAAATATCGCGATATTGCCGATTGGCCGCAAGACGTCGAAGTCTATCCGCGCGAAGATCTCGAACCCGTCCAGCGCGAGCTCGCCGAAGTGCCCGGCACGACAATCCTTATTTACGATCAGACTTGCGCCGCGGAAAAACGCCGGCGCCGCAAGCGCAAGGAATTTCCCGAGCCCGACAAACGCGTCTTCATCAACGATATCGTTTGCGAAGGCTGCGGCGATTGCGGCGTCACCTCGAATTGCGTGTCGGTGCAGCCGCTCGAGACGGAATTCGGCCGCAAGCGCGTGATCGATCAGTCGAGCTGCAACAAGGACTTTTCGTGCCTCAACGGCTTCTGCCCGGCGATGGTGACCGTCGAGGGCGCCAAGCCGAAGGTGCCGGGTACGAAGCCCGAGGCCAATGATTTTCCGCCCCTGCCGCAGCCGGACATTCCGCAGATCGGTGATCGGCCATTCGCTATTTTGATCGCCGGTGTCGGCGGGACAGGCGTCGTCACGATTGGCGCCTTTCTGGCGATGGCGGCGCATCTTGAGGGCAAATCTTGCGGCTCGACCGATATGGCGGGCCTCGCACAAAAGGGCGGCGCGGTTCACAGCCACATCAAGATCGCCGCGAAGCCGGATCAGATCCACGCCATCAGCGTCGGCACCGGCGGCGCCGATCTTGTCATCGGCTGCGATCTTGTCGTCTCCGGCAGTGCCAAGGTCCTCGCGACCGTCAGGCTGGGCGAAACCGGCGTCGTCATCAACAACGCCGAAACCTATCCGGGCGATTTCACCCGCAATCCCGATTTCACGCTGCCCGTGGGCACGATCCGGCAGGCAATCGAGAAAGCCTCCGGCGGCCACGCTTCTTTCTGCGATGCGACGAGCCGCGCGATCGCGCTCGTCGGAACGTCGGTCGCGGCCAACATCTTCCTCGTTGGTTTCGCATGGCAGAAGGGGCTTTTGCCTTTGTCAGAAGACGCGCTCATGCGCGCCATCGAAATCGTCGGCGAATCCGTCGAGATGAACAAGCGGGCTTTCCTCTGGGGCCGGCGCGAGGCCGCCGAACCGGCGCGCGTCGCAACCTTGCTGGCGCCAAAGATCGCCCCCACTTCGTCGCGCGCGATGTCGGACTCGTTCGACGAACTTTTCAGCCGCCGCCAAGACTTCCTCACCGCCTATCAGAATCGCGCCTACGCCGACGTTTATGCCGCGAGGGTGAAGCGCATCATTGATGCCGAGAAGCGCGTCGCGTCGGGCGAGACGCGCCTCGCGACGGCGGTGGCAAAGAGCCTCTTCAAGCTGATGTCGGTGAAGGACGAATTTGAGGTCGCGCGGCTCTATAGCGATGGCACGTTCCACGACAATATCGCGGCGGCTTTCGACGGCGATATCAAGATCAAATTCCATCTCGCACCGCCGATCTTCGCGCGCAAGCGCGGCCCGATGCCGAAGTGGACGTTCGGGCCGTGGATGATGCGGCTCTTCAAGATACTGGCGCCGCTCAAAGTTTTGCGCGGCACACCGCTCGATCTTTTCGGCTTGTCGAGCGAGCGGCGGATGGAGCGGCACTTGCGCGCCGCTTATGAGGCAACGCTGGACGAGATCGTCGCGAAACTCACGTCCGAAAATTACGATTGCGCCGTCGCGCTTGCGGCATTGCCGGAAAAAATCCGCGGCTTCGGGCACGTCAAGTTCCGCGCCGTCGAACTGGCGAAGGCCGAGGAGGCGGAGCTGCTGGCGCGCTTTCGCTCGGATGTCAGCCTCCAGCCGATGAAGCTCGCGGCGGAATAG
- a CDS encoding sulfite exporter TauE/SafE family protein: MESWEFWLAVAIIFVGAGIVKGVVGMGLPTIAMGLLALKMPPLEAATLLLIPSFVTNAWQLATGPSLSNLWRRMWPMLTAIVIVTLASAGLIVGGHAHIAQAALGLSLAIYATLGLLKIHFKVPPAHEPWIGAFMGAATGVVTGATGINVIPAVPYLQSLDLERDDLIQALGLSFTVSTMAMAAGLLHRGVFTHSPWLLGASLFALVAGFIGMFIGQYLRERMSLETFRRVFQIGLLVLGTYLAIEGFAHM; this comes from the coding sequence ATGGAATCCTGGGAATTCTGGCTGGCCGTCGCGATCATTTTCGTAGGCGCCGGCATTGTGAAGGGCGTCGTCGGCATGGGGCTGCCGACCATCGCCATGGGTCTACTCGCATTGAAGATGCCGCCGCTTGAGGCGGCGACGCTTTTGCTCATCCCCTCCTTCGTCACCAATGCCTGGCAATTGGCGACCGGACCGTCGCTGAGCAATCTCTGGCGACGCATGTGGCCGATGCTGACGGCCATCGTTATCGTCACGCTGGCAAGCGCCGGACTGATCGTCGGCGGCCACGCGCATATCGCCCAGGCAGCGCTCGGCCTCTCGCTCGCGATTTATGCGACGCTCGGCCTGCTCAAAATCCATTTCAAAGTGCCACCGGCGCATGAACCCTGGATCGGTGCGTTCATGGGCGCCGCCACCGGCGTCGTCACCGGCGCGACAGGCATCAATGTCATCCCCGCAGTGCCCTATTTGCAATCGCTCGACCTCGAACGCGACGATCTCATTCAGGCACTTGGGTTGTCGTTCACGGTTTCGACGATGGCGATGGCCGCGGGTCTGTTACACCGTGGCGTGTTTACGCACTCACCGTGGCTGCTGGGCGCATCGTTATTTGCGCTCGTCGCCGGTTTCATCGGCATGTTCATTGGCCAGTATCTGCGCGAACGGATGAGCCTCGAAACCTTCCGCCGTGTCTTTCAGATTGGTTTGCTCGTGCTCGGCACATATCTCGCGATCGAAGGCTTCGCGCATATGTAG
- a CDS encoding saccharopine dehydrogenase C-terminal domain-containing protein — MLNWPIHGTITGPIVMIGFGSIGRGTLPLIERHFHFDKSRFTVIDPVDKDRQLLDERGIAYVQKKVTRENFVDLLKPLLTTGTGQPFIVNLSVEVSSAAIMRLAHEVGALYVDTVAEPWPGFYDDPRLTQSQRSNYALRQEVLDQRDALGAGPTAVSCCGANPGMVSWFVKQALLNVANDVGLKGADPKTREDWAQLAKDLGIKGIHIAERDTQRAKTPKPMNIFVNTWSVEGFVSEGLQPAELGWGTHEKHLPPEGRRHEYGPDCAIYLLRPGAGTRVRSWTPTPGPQHGFLVTHNESISIADYLTVREGDQVVYRPTVHYAYRPADDAVLSLDEMAGAQWKQQPDWHILDENEIVDGIDELGVLLYGHAKNAYWYGSQLSIEETRRIAPYQNATGLQVSSAVLAGMVWALENPKAGIVEADEVDFRRCLEVQSPYLQPVIGTYTDWTPLTDRARYFAEDLDKNDAWQFSNVIVR; from the coding sequence ATGCTGAATTGGCCGATCCACGGCACGATCACCGGCCCTATTGTCATGATCGGCTTCGGCTCGATCGGGCGCGGAACCCTGCCTCTGATCGAACGCCATTTCCATTTCGATAAATCGCGCTTCACCGTCATCGACCCGGTCGATAAGGACCGCCAGCTCCTCGACGAGCGCGGCATCGCCTATGTGCAGAAGAAGGTGACACGAGAGAATTTCGTCGATCTGCTGAAGCCATTGCTGACCACGGGCACGGGTCAACCCTTCATCGTCAATCTGTCGGTCGAAGTATCGTCCGCCGCCATCATGCGCCTCGCCCATGAGGTCGGCGCGCTCTATGTCGACACTGTTGCGGAGCCGTGGCCGGGCTTCTACGACGATCCGCGCCTGACACAATCGCAGCGCTCGAATTACGCGCTACGCCAGGAAGTCCTCGACCAGCGCGATGCGCTTGGCGCAGGGCCGACCGCCGTCTCCTGCTGCGGCGCCAACCCCGGCATGGTCTCCTGGTTCGTCAAACAGGCCCTGCTCAATGTCGCCAATGATGTCGGCCTCAAGGGGGCCGATCCGAAGACGCGTGAGGATTGGGCACAGCTCGCGAAAGACCTTGGCATCAAGGGCATTCATATCGCCGAGCGCGACACGCAGCGCGCCAAGACGCCAAAGCCGATGAATATCTTCGTCAACACCTGGTCGGTCGAAGGCTTCGTCTCGGAAGGCTTGCAGCCGGCCGAACTCGGCTGGGGCACGCATGAAAAACATCTGCCGCCCGAAGGCCGGCGTCATGAATATGGCCCGGATTGCGCCATCTATCTGCTGCGCCCGGGCGCAGGTACGCGCGTACGCTCCTGGACGCCGACGCCGGGGCCGCAGCACGGCTTCCTCGTCACGCATAATGAATCGATCTCGATTGCCGATTATCTGACAGTGCGCGAGGGCGATCAGGTGGTTTACCGGCCGACGGTTCATTACGCCTATCGGCCCGCCGACGACGCCGTTCTATCGCTCGATGAAATGGCTGGCGCGCAATGGAAGCAGCAGCCGGATTGGCACATCCTTGACGAGAACGAAATCGTCGACGGTATCGACGAACTTGGCGTGCTGCTCTATGGCCATGCCAAGAACGCCTATTGGTACGGCTCGCAGCTTTCGATCGAGGAAACGCGCCGCATCGCGCCGTATCAGAACGCGACCGGCTTGCAGGTCAGCTCCGCCGTCCTCGCCGGCATGGTCTGGGCGCTCGAAAATCCGAAGGCCGGCATCGTCGAGGCCGACGAGGTGGATTTCCGCCGCTGCCTTGAAGTGCAATCGCCCTATCTGCAGCCAGTCATCGGCACTTACACTGATTGGACGCCGCTCACCGACCGCGCCCGGTACTTCGCTGAAGACCTCGACAAGAACGATGCCTGGCAATTCTCCAATGTGATCGTGCGCTGA
- a CDS encoding L,D-transpeptidase: protein MHLKIKHGISALAALAALTLLSAPAAAQWRYYNGYQANPPPNYAYPAYPGGGQPGQNYGEPQTQPPDQSMTPDQRAYASPVERVSPDAAPYNPPPDDDAAAGTKHTREEVDYPSSEQPGTIIVDTSSKHLYLIEGNGRALQYGIGVGREGFAWKGVAQVHNKQEWPKWFPPSDMLQRRPDLPQEMDGGLGNPLGARALYLWENGKDTLYRIHGTNEPDSIGQAVSSGCIRMMNGDVMDLYNRVPVGTKVIVL from the coding sequence ATGCATCTGAAGATCAAACACGGCATCTCTGCGCTGGCGGCGCTGGCTGCTCTCACGCTTTTGAGTGCGCCGGCCGCGGCGCAATGGCGATATTACAACGGCTATCAGGCCAATCCGCCGCCGAATTACGCCTATCCGGCCTATCCGGGCGGCGGTCAGCCAGGGCAGAATTATGGCGAGCCGCAGACCCAGCCGCCGGATCAATCGATGACGCCGGATCAGCGCGCCTATGCCAGCCCGGTGGAGCGCGTGTCGCCGGACGCTGCGCCCTATAATCCGCCGCCGGACGACGATGCCGCAGCGGGGACCAAACATACCCGCGAGGAAGTCGATTATCCGAGCAGTGAGCAGCCGGGCACGATCATTGTCGATACCTCCTCGAAGCATCTCTATCTGATCGAGGGGAATGGCCGGGCTCTGCAATATGGCATCGGCGTCGGCCGCGAGGGTTTCGCCTGGAAGGGCGTTGCGCAGGTCCACAACAAGCAGGAATGGCCGAAGTGGTTTCCGCCTTCGGACATGCTGCAGCGTCGTCCCGACCTGCCGCAGGAGATGGACGGCGGCCTCGGCAATCCGCTCGGCGCCCGTGCCCTTTATCTTTGGGAGAACGGCAAAGACACGCTCTACCGCATCCACGGGACCAATGAGCCGGATTCAATCGGCCAGGCGGTTTCATCTGGCTGCATCCGCATGATGAACGGTGATGTGATGGACCTCTACAATCGTGTCCCGGTCGGCACGAAGGTCATCGTTCTCTAG
- a CDS encoding DUF465 domain-containing protein, with product MSLESHLAELERRHDALDRDIDREWHRPSADESRLAELKRRKLQLKDEIAKLKSIERAETLH from the coding sequence ATGTCTTTGGAAAGTCACCTCGCTGAGCTTGAACGCCGTCACGACGCCCTCGACCGCGATATCGACCGCGAATGGCACCGCCCATCCGCGGATGAGAGCAGATTGGCGGAGTTGAAGCGGCGCAAGCTTCAGCTCAAAGACGAAATTGCCAAATTGAAAAGCATCGAGCGCGCCGAAACCCTGCACTAA
- a CDS encoding helix-turn-helix domain-containing protein: MSPRPYSRLTKDALTLLGAQVRLARKQRGMTEMELAERAGVARSTLQLIEKGDPRVEIGLVFEAATLAGVSLFVPEASSLAPQIERLEDKLALLPRSIRRPKGTVNDEF; encoded by the coding sequence GTGTCGCCTCGTCCGTATTCACGACTGACAAAGGATGCCCTGACGTTGCTAGGCGCCCAGGTGCGTCTGGCGCGCAAGCAGCGCGGCATGACCGAGATGGAGCTCGCGGAGCGAGCCGGCGTCGCCCGCAGCACGCTCCAACTGATCGAGAAGGGCGATCCACGGGTCGAAATCGGCTTGGTGTTCGAAGCCGCCACCTTAGCAGGCGTTAGCCTGTTCGTACCGGAGGCCTCGAGCCTCGCGCCGCAGATCGAACGACTGGAGGACAAGCTGGCGCTTCTGCCGCGCTCGATCCGGCGGCCCAAAGGGACGGTGAACGATGAGTTCTGA
- a CDS encoding type II toxin-antitoxin system HipA family toxin has translation MSSDRLAPPREAFVWIWLPDAAEPVVAGRIARDGEFYSFNYGQSYLARQDAMAIYLPELPLRRGAIAPAPPLAMAGCLRDGAPDAWGRRVIINRLTGLKGDAARDVDFDELTFLLNSGSDRSGALDFQASAETYTPREQASATLEELLEAAGRVERGEPIPAGLDRALFHGSSIGGARPKALIEDGQDKFIAKFSATNDTYAVVKAEFVAMRLAARVGLNVAAVQLVQAAGKDVLLVKRFDRARVKGGWTRRAVVSALTLFGLDEMQARWASYGELADLVRARFSNPQAALHELFARMVFNVLVGNNDDHARNHAAFWDGEWLALTPAYDICPQARTGREANQAMSIDGDDRRSRLETCRNAAARFLLSDAKARGIIDGQITEIRDGWDVVCEEADMSAVDRAFLWERQFLNAYALEDYQAA, from the coding sequence ATGAGTTCTGATCGGCTGGCGCCGCCTCGGGAAGCGTTCGTCTGGATCTGGCTGCCGGATGCGGCGGAGCCCGTCGTAGCGGGACGAATAGCCAGGGACGGCGAGTTCTACAGCTTCAACTATGGCCAGTCTTATCTGGCGCGCCAGGATGCGATGGCGATCTATCTTCCCGAGCTGCCGCTGCGGCGAGGCGCGATCGCGCCAGCGCCGCCCCTGGCCATGGCCGGGTGCCTGCGCGACGGCGCTCCCGACGCCTGGGGACGGCGGGTGATCATCAACCGCCTGACCGGCCTCAAGGGCGACGCCGCGCGCGACGTCGATTTCGACGAGCTGACCTTCCTGCTGAACTCGGGATCGGACCGGTCGGGCGCGCTGGATTTCCAGGCCTCGGCCGAGACCTACACGCCGCGAGAGCAGGCCAGCGCCACGCTCGAGGAGTTGCTAGAGGCGGCGGGCCGCGTCGAGCGGGGTGAGCCGATACCGGCCGGGTTGGATCGCGCGCTGTTTCACGGCAGCTCGATCGGCGGGGCGCGGCCGAAGGCCTTGATCGAGGATGGCCAAGACAAGTTCATCGCCAAGTTCTCGGCGACCAACGACACCTATGCCGTGGTCAAGGCCGAGTTCGTAGCCATGCGACTGGCCGCCCGGGTTGGTCTGAACGTGGCGGCGGTCCAGTTGGTGCAGGCTGCCGGCAAGGACGTGCTTCTGGTAAAGCGGTTCGATCGCGCGCGGGTTAAGGGCGGCTGGACGCGCCGGGCTGTCGTTTCGGCCCTGACCTTGTTCGGGCTGGACGAGATGCAGGCGCGATGGGCCAGTTATGGCGAGCTGGCTGACCTTGTCCGCGCCCGATTCTCAAATCCCCAGGCTGCTCTGCACGAGCTGTTCGCGCGCATGGTGTTCAATGTGCTGGTCGGCAACAACGACGACCATGCGCGCAACCATGCGGCCTTTTGGGATGGCGAATGGCTGGCCCTGACGCCGGCCTACGACATCTGCCCGCAGGCGCGCACAGGAAGAGAGGCCAACCAGGCGATGTCGATCGACGGGGACGATCGGCGCAGCCGGCTGGAGACATGCCGCAACGCGGCGGCGCGGTTCCTGCTCAGCGACGCCAAGGCGCGCGGCATTATCGACGGCCAGATCACCGAAATCCGCGACGGGTGGGACGTGGTCTGCGAGGAGGCAGACATGAGCGCGGTGGACCGGGCGTTCCTGTGGGAGCGGCAGTTTTTGAACGCCTATGCGCTGGAGGACTACCAAGCAGCCTGA